The sequence below is a genomic window from Candidatus Krumholzibacteriota bacterium.
GAGGAACAGATCGCCGAGATGATGAAGGATGTCCGGAAGGGGGTCTCCTGACGACCGTCCCCGACGGGCGGAACCGTTGAAAAGACATACGATTATTTTCTTGACAAGCGATGGGACGGGTGTTAGATTGCAAGTCTGCATCCCGGGATCCGAAGGGTGTTCGGGGTGCCCTATGTAGTTTTCTTCTAAGCAGTTAAGTTGCAAGGGAACGAATCGTGCCGACTATAAACCAGTTGATCCGGAAGGGCCGCAAGAAGATCAGGAAAAAGACGAGCGCGCCCGCACTGCAGGCCTGCCCGCAGAAACGCGGCGTATGCACGCGCGTCTACACGTCGACGCCCAAGAAGCCGAACTCGGCGATCCGCAAGGTCGCCCGTGTGCGGCTCACCAACGGATACGAGGTCACCGCCTATATTCCCGGCGAGGGACACAATCTCCAGGAGCACTCGATCGTCCTCATCAGGGGCGGCCGCGTGAAGGATCTGCCGGGCGTCCGTTATCATATCATCAGGGGCACGCTCGATACGAGCGGCGTCGACGGCCGGACCAAGAGCCGTTCCAAGTACGGCGTGAAGCGCCCGAAAAAGACGACCGCGTCGTGATGCAAGGAGTTTGAAGGATGCCGCGCAGAAGAGAAGTCGTCAAGAGAGATGTCACGCCGGACCCCAAGTACGGTGACGTACTGCTCGCCCGCTTCATCAATTACCTCATGCGGCGGGGCAAGAAGAGCGTGGCCGAGCGTATCGTCTACGATGCCATCGACATCATGGAGGACCGCACGGGCCAGAGCGGGCTCGAGATCCTCAAGCGGGGAATCGAGAACGTCAAGCCGGTGCTCGAGGTCACCTCGCGCCGCGTCGGCGGCGCCACCTACCAGGTGCCGATCGAGGTGCGGCAGAACCGGCGGACCGCCCTGGCGATGCGCTGGATCCTCGGCTACGCCAAGGCGCGGGCCGA
It includes:
- a CDS encoding 30S ribosomal protein S12, with amino-acid sequence MPTINQLIRKGRKKIRKKTSAPALQACPQKRGVCTRVYTSTPKKPNSAIRKVARVRLTNGYEVTAYIPGEGHNLQEHSIVLIRGGRVKDLPGVRYHIIRGTLDTSGVDGRTKSRSKYGVKRPKKTTAS
- the rpsG gene encoding 30S ribosomal protein S7, translating into MPRRREVVKRDVTPDPKYGDVLLARFINYLMRRGKKSVAERIVYDAIDIMEDRTGQSGLEILKRGIENVKPVLEVTSRRVGGATYQVPIEVRQNRRTALAMRWILGYAKARAEKTMAEKLAAELMLAYKKEGPSIKKREDTHRMAEANKAFAHYRW